The following are from one region of the Chryseobacterium shigense genome:
- a CDS encoding 3-oxoacyl-ACP synthase — protein MKKTDSCTIEHSKITVNGNLIFESQSETFHDFAKEAYKNLELTYPKFHKMDNLSKLAFLAAEMILKDEDHSRTAVVFANRSSSLDTDFKYQESINSQENYFPSPAVFVYTLPNICVGEISIKHNMQTENAFFVLDEFDETFLNDYAEQILLSGKADKVLCGWTELYQDNYKAFVYLLNNKKN, from the coding sequence ATGAAAAAAACAGACAGCTGCACCATAGAACACTCAAAAATAACCGTCAATGGAAACCTTATTTTTGAAAGCCAGAGCGAAACTTTTCATGACTTTGCAAAAGAAGCGTATAAAAACTTGGAACTCACCTATCCGAAATTCCACAAGATGGATAACCTGAGTAAGCTGGCTTTCCTGGCTGCAGAAATGATTCTAAAAGATGAAGATCACAGCAGAACAGCGGTGGTTTTCGCCAACAGATCATCAAGCCTTGATACAGATTTTAAATACCAGGAAAGTATCAATTCCCAGGAAAACTATTTCCCGAGTCCTGCTGTATTTGTTTATACCTTACCCAACATATGTGTAGGTGAGATCAGCATTAAACACAACATGCAGACGGAAAATGCCTTTTTTGTGCTGGATGAATTTGATGAAACTTTTTTAAACGACTACGCAGAACAGATCCTGCTGTCCGGAAAAGCAGATAAAGTTCTCTGTGGCTGGACAGAACTTTATCAGGATAATTATAAAGCTTTTGTATATTTGCTAAATAACAAAAAAAACTAA
- a CDS encoding ABC transporter permease — MLLYKLWRSFVKEILLLKRDIGGIVIIFVMPLLLIVTITLIQDSTFKNLEGSKIPIIFIDNDKSEVSKNIKQELETSKTFQLLTNYNEKSAQDAVFSGDYQMAIVIPENLTKDLNSNIDSKVQTIVSSFGLEGDSAKVQKAAPKAKEIHLYFDPATNAGFKNSVMNSVNKMVFEIENKKIYKAFQDQLGTEENLEENKNLISFKEITPKKGAMEVMPNSVQHNVPAWTLFAIFFIVVPLSINLVKEKSQGTSVRARISPTPYFVHILGKTFTYLIICIIQFLLMVAVGIYLFPYMDLPAFDVSGKMFQLLVVTLFSGLAAIGFGVLLGTIADTQEQSAPFGATSVVVLAAIGGIWVPVFLMPEFMQTVAKFSPMNWGLNAYYDIILRNSGIAGIAKELAFLFAFYIAMVSISIFYERKQNAV, encoded by the coding sequence ATGTTGTTGTATAAACTTTGGAGAAGCTTCGTGAAAGAGATCCTTCTTCTGAAGAGGGATATTGGGGGAATAGTAATTATTTTCGTCATGCCGTTACTGTTGATTGTAACCATTACGTTAATCCAGGATTCCACTTTTAAAAACCTTGAAGGCTCAAAAATCCCTATCATTTTTATTGATAACGATAAATCTGAGGTCTCAAAAAACATAAAACAGGAACTGGAAACCAGCAAAACGTTCCAGCTACTGACCAATTATAATGAAAAATCAGCGCAAGATGCCGTATTTTCAGGAGATTACCAAATGGCTATCGTGATTCCTGAAAATTTAACGAAAGATTTAAATTCAAATATAGATTCCAAGGTACAGACAATCGTAAGTTCATTTGGTCTGGAAGGAGATTCTGCAAAAGTTCAGAAAGCAGCTCCAAAAGCGAAGGAAATTCATCTGTACTTTGATCCGGCTACCAATGCAGGATTCAAAAATTCAGTAATGAATTCCGTGAATAAAATGGTTTTTGAGATCGAAAACAAAAAGATCTATAAAGCATTCCAGGACCAACTGGGAACTGAGGAAAATCTTGAAGAGAATAAAAACCTTATCAGCTTCAAAGAAATCACACCCAAAAAAGGAGCTATGGAAGTAATGCCGAATTCCGTTCAGCATAACGTTCCTGCATGGACACTTTTTGCCATATTTTTTATTGTGGTTCCTTTATCTATCAATTTAGTTAAAGAAAAAAGCCAGGGTACCAGCGTAAGAGCAAGAATCAGCCCGACTCCGTATTTTGTTCATATTTTAGGAAAAACATTCACCTACCTTATCATCTGCATTATTCAGTTTTTACTGATGGTGGCTGTGGGAATCTATCTTTTCCCATATATGGACCTTCCTGCATTTGATGTTTCAGGGAAAATGTTCCAGCTTCTTGTCGTGACATTGTTCTCCGGACTGGCAGCTATCGGGTTTGGTGTTTTATTGGGCACTATTGCCGATACCCAGGAACAGTCTGCCCCTTTTGGTGCAACTTCAGTGGTAGTTCTTGCTGCAATCGGAGGAATATGGGTTCCCGTATTTTTAATGCCCGAATTTATGCAGACTGTAGCCAAATTTTCCCCTATGAACTGGGGACTGAATGCCTATTACGATATTATTTTAAGAAACAGCGGAATCGCAGGAATTGCCAAAGAGCTTGCTTTCTTGTTTGCATTCTATATTGCCATGGTATCCATTTCCATTTTTTACGAAAGAAAACAAAATGCAGTCTAA
- a CDS encoding BtrH N-terminal domain-containing protein, giving the protein MKLNFEHHQTAHCENGVASNLLLNKGLKLSEPMIFGIGSGLFFVYLPFLKVNFAPGFSYRPMPGAIFSKAAKRLGIKIKREKFSNPKEAQSALERNLNQNIPTGLQVGVFNLTYFPEEYKFHFNAHNLVVYGKEDGKFLISDPVMDYTTTLTEAELEKVRYAKGALPPKGHMYYPTYIPEHVNIEEAIRKGIKDTCKNMLAPVPLIGVKAMRWVAKSIPKWAEKKGTKVTNHYLGQLIRMQEEIGTGGGGFRFIYGAFLQEAAVILKNDELKELSKEITAIGDLWRDFAVDIARVYKNRNSKSDIYNNLSKSMLHIADLEEAFYKKLRKAI; this is encoded by the coding sequence ATGAAACTTAACTTCGAACACCATCAGACCGCACATTGCGAAAACGGTGTTGCCTCCAATCTGTTACTCAATAAAGGCTTAAAGCTTAGCGAACCTATGATCTTCGGGATCGGTTCCGGACTGTTTTTTGTCTATCTGCCGTTTCTGAAAGTCAATTTCGCACCGGGCTTCAGCTATAGACCGATGCCGGGTGCTATTTTCAGCAAGGCAGCCAAAAGACTGGGAATTAAAATCAAAAGAGAAAAATTTTCTAACCCTAAAGAAGCACAGTCTGCTTTAGAAAGAAACTTAAACCAAAACATTCCTACAGGGCTTCAGGTAGGCGTTTTTAACCTTACCTATTTCCCCGAAGAATATAAATTCCACTTCAATGCCCACAATCTCGTGGTATACGGAAAAGAAGACGGAAAATTCCTGATCAGCGACCCGGTGATGGATTATACCACTACCCTTACAGAAGCTGAGCTGGAAAAAGTGAGATATGCAAAAGGTGCGCTGCCACCGAAAGGACACATGTACTATCCTACCTATATTCCGGAACATGTAAATATTGAAGAAGCCATCAGAAAAGGAATTAAAGACACCTGCAAAAATATGCTGGCTCCCGTTCCGCTTATTGGGGTAAAAGCCATGAGATGGGTTGCCAAAAGCATCCCGAAATGGGCTGAAAAGAAAGGCACTAAAGTCACCAATCACTATCTGGGGCAGCTTATCAGAATGCAGGAAGAAATTGGTACCGGCGGCGGCGGTTTCAGGTTTATTTACGGTGCATTTCTTCAGGAAGCGGCAGTTATTCTTAAAAATGACGAATTGAAAGAACTTTCGAAAGAAATTACAGCTATTGGCGACCTTTGGAGAGACTTTGCCGTGGATATTGCCCGTGTGTACAAAAACAGGAACTCGAAAAGTGATATCTATAACAACCTTTCCAAATCCATGCTTCATATTGCCGATCTGGAAGAAGCTTTTTATAAGAAACTGAGAAAAGCAATCTGA
- a CDS encoding M16 family metallopeptidase has product MKKFFISVSLFCMLSAMAQKFETQKITDGQGYSYETVKNDQAGVRVYTLKNGLKVYLAKNDDAPRIQTYIPVRTGSNNDPSDNTGLAHYLEHMVFKGTSHLGTQDWAKEKVLLQQISDLYEQHKAEKDPEKKKLLYKKIDEVSQEASKYAIANEYDKAISSLGATGTNAHTWLDETVYKNNIPSNELEKWMKVEKERFSELVLRLFHTELEAVYEEYNRAQDNDGRLVNYAMMEALFPKHPNGQQTTIGTSEHLKSPSMVAIRKYFDTYYVPNNMAVVLVGDIDFDKTIKLVDQYFGSFKYKELPMKKMVSEEPMTSIVARTVKSPSTPRMTLAWRSDSNGSQNARLADVVAEILSNRGDAGLIDLNMNQTQKVLSAGAYESAFKTYGAFSMSVTPKEGQSFDDAKKLLLDQLELVKKGQFPDWMLKAIVNDKKVQRMKSWETADGLATTLYDTYINEKTWQDELDDINQYEKITKADVVKFANEFFKDNYVVVYKEKGVNDKLVRVQNPGITPIKLNREAQSPFLKDILSTKVEEIKPEFIDYKAAIQTSRIKDKKVSFVKNKYNDVAQISYIFPFGTDNDKELPIALTLFEYLGTDKYTPEQLKGEFYKLGISYSFRTSNDQVIITLSGLEANMKKGAELMNHWLTNVKADKEIYGKTVKTILEARAAGKKDKTRIMAALSNYAKYGKNSRMTDIVSKERLENIDATELMKKIKVLNQSPYEVLLYGQEQSGLEKAVKPYITETTVQPAKAKEYSEPVAEGKVYFTNYDMVQMEMAKVAKGSEVNLSNFGKANVFNEYFGRGLSSIVFQEIRESKSLAYTAYVSYANATEKGHANYITNYIGTQANKLPLAVNAMNDLMVSLPQIPAQFENSRGSALKQIASNRINRTNIFFNQLALKKLGVDYDIRKDIYSEIQGLTLPQLTSFYDTEVKPVKYNTAIIGKKENLDMESINKMGTFQEVSLEEIFGY; this is encoded by the coding sequence ATGAAGAAATTTTTTATTTCTGTTTCTCTTTTCTGCATGCTGAGTGCAATGGCACAGAAATTTGAGACCCAAAAGATAACCGATGGTCAGGGATATTCTTATGAAACCGTTAAGAATGACCAGGCTGGAGTAAGAGTGTATACCTTGAAAAACGGACTGAAGGTTTATCTGGCAAAAAATGATGATGCACCGAGAATTCAGACTTATATTCCTGTAAGAACAGGGTCTAATAATGATCCAAGTGACAATACAGGGCTTGCTCACTACCTTGAGCATATGGTTTTCAAGGGTACTTCACATCTGGGAACTCAGGACTGGGCAAAGGAGAAAGTACTTCTTCAGCAGATTTCCGACCTTTATGAGCAGCATAAAGCGGAAAAAGATCCGGAAAAAAAGAAGTTGCTTTATAAAAAGATAGATGAGGTTTCACAGGAAGCTTCAAAATATGCTATCGCCAATGAATATGACAAGGCTATCTCATCATTGGGTGCTACAGGAACCAACGCCCATACATGGCTTGATGAAACCGTATATAAAAACAATATCCCGTCCAACGAGCTTGAAAAATGGATGAAAGTGGAGAAAGAGCGTTTTTCCGAGCTGGTATTGCGTCTTTTCCATACCGAGCTGGAAGCTGTTTATGAGGAATATAACAGGGCTCAGGATAATGACGGGCGTCTTGTAAATTACGCCATGATGGAAGCCCTTTTCCCGAAACATCCCAACGGGCAGCAGACAACGATAGGTACTTCGGAACACCTGAAGAGCCCTTCTATGGTTGCCATCCGTAAATATTTTGATACATATTATGTTCCCAATAATATGGCTGTTGTTTTGGTTGGAGATATAGATTTTGATAAGACAATCAAGCTTGTTGACCAGTATTTCGGTTCCTTTAAATATAAGGAACTGCCGATGAAAAAAATGGTGAGCGAAGAACCGATGACAAGCATTGTTGCAAGAACAGTGAAAAGCCCAAGTACACCAAGAATGACCCTTGCCTGGAGATCAGATTCCAATGGGAGCCAGAATGCAAGATTAGCAGACGTGGTGGCAGAAATTTTGAGCAACAGAGGAGATGCGGGACTTATTGACCTTAATATGAACCAGACGCAAAAAGTGTTAAGTGCAGGAGCTTACGAATCAGCCTTTAAGACTTATGGTGCATTTTCGATGTCTGTAACACCTAAAGAAGGGCAGTCTTTTGACGATGCTAAAAAACTGTTACTGGATCAGCTGGAGCTGGTGAAAAAGGGCCAGTTCCCAGACTGGATGCTGAAAGCAATTGTAAACGACAAGAAAGTACAGCGTATGAAATCCTGGGAAACTGCAGACGGATTGGCAACTACATTGTATGATACCTATATCAATGAAAAAACATGGCAGGATGAGCTGGATGACATCAACCAATATGAGAAAATTACAAAAGCAGATGTTGTAAAGTTTGCCAATGAATTTTTCAAGGATAATTATGTGGTTGTTTACAAAGAAAAAGGAGTGAATGATAAACTGGTACGTGTACAGAATCCGGGAATTACCCCAATTAAACTGAACAGAGAAGCCCAGTCACCTTTCCTTAAAGATATTTTAAGCACTAAGGTAGAGGAGATCAAACCGGAATTCATAGACTATAAAGCGGCAATCCAGACTTCCCGGATTAAAGACAAAAAGGTAAGCTTTGTAAAGAATAAATATAATGATGTAGCACAGATCAGTTATATTTTCCCTTTCGGAACAGATAATGATAAGGAACTTCCGATTGCCCTAACACTTTTCGAGTATCTTGGAACGGATAAATATACTCCTGAGCAATTGAAAGGAGAATTCTATAAATTAGGAATATCTTACAGCTTCAGAACTTCAAATGATCAGGTAATTATTACTCTTAGCGGTCTTGAAGCCAATATGAAAAAAGGTGCCGAGCTGATGAATCACTGGTTAACCAATGTAAAAGCTGACAAAGAAATCTACGGTAAAACTGTAAAGACAATCTTGGAAGCAAGAGCTGCCGGCAAAAAAGATAAGACAAGAATTATGGCCGCCCTTTCTAATTATGCCAAATATGGTAAGAATTCAAGAATGACGGATATTGTCTCTAAAGAACGTCTGGAAAACATTGATGCAACGGAACTGATGAAAAAGATCAAAGTATTGAACCAGTCTCCATATGAAGTGCTGCTTTACGGACAGGAACAGTCAGGTTTGGAAAAAGCAGTTAAGCCATATATCACGGAAACCACTGTTCAGCCTGCAAAAGCTAAGGAATATTCTGAGCCTGTTGCAGAAGGGAAAGTATATTTTACTAACTACGACATGGTACAGATGGAAATGGCTAAAGTAGCCAAAGGAAGTGAAGTGAACTTAAGTAACTTCGGAAAAGCCAATGTTTTCAACGAATATTTCGGAAGAGGCCTTTCCTCCATCGTATTCCAGGAGATCAGAGAAAGTAAGTCTCTGGCCTATACAGCTTATGTTTCTTACGCCAACGCAACAGAAAAAGGACATGCGAACTACATCACAAACTACATCGGAACCCAGGCCAACAAGCTTCCTTTGGCAGTAAACGCAATGAATGATCTTATGGTTTCTCTTCCACAGATTCCGGCGCAGTTTGAAAATTCCAGAGGTTCTGCATTGAAGCAGATTGCTTCCAACAGAATTAACAGAACGAATATTTTCTTTAATCAGCTGGCCCTGAAAAAACTGGGTGTTGATTATGATATCAGAAAAGATATTTATTCTGAAATCCAGGGACTGACTTTACCCCAGCTTACAAGCTTCTATGATACAGAAGTTAAGCCGGTAAAATACAATACAGCCATCATCGGTAAAAAAGAGAATCTGGATATGGAATCTATCAATAAAATGGGAACGTTCCAGGAAGTCTCCCTTGAAGAAATCTTCGGGTACTAA
- a CDS encoding beta-ketoacyl-[acyl-carrier-protein] synthase family protein yields MSRKIAITGMGIISSIGNNVEENLISLKTGKHGISDIEMFETRHAGSIKTGEIKRSNEELVQKLQLPEDNNVTRTSLLGMVAAKEAVESAGITDINAYKTGLISSTSVGGMDVTEKYFYTYEDFPEKQKYIDAHDAGNSSLAIADYLGLKGMVSTISTACSSAANAIMMGAKLIKNGVLDRVIVGGTDSLSKFTLNGFNTLMILTDSYNTPFDNDRKGLNLGEAAAFIVLESDEVVKKENKKVLAYLSGYGNANDAHHQTASSENGQGAFLAMQQAFKVSGFAKEDIDYINVHGTATPNNDLSEGIAMIRIFGENQVPEFSSTKAFTGHTLAAAAGIEAVFSILAMQHGLIFPNLNFKTKMQEFDLTPVTELKEKNINHVLSNSFGFGGNCSTLIFSKS; encoded by the coding sequence ATGAGTCGAAAAATTGCCATAACAGGAATGGGGATCATTTCTTCCATAGGAAATAATGTGGAAGAAAATCTTATTTCGCTGAAAACCGGGAAACATGGAATTTCAGACATTGAGATGTTTGAAACCCGTCATGCCGGATCTATAAAAACAGGCGAAATAAAACGGTCTAATGAAGAACTTGTACAGAAACTTCAGTTACCTGAAGACAACAACGTTACAAGAACCTCTTTATTAGGTATGGTTGCCGCCAAAGAAGCTGTGGAATCTGCAGGAATTACAGATATTAATGCCTATAAAACCGGACTGATTTCCTCTACCAGCGTAGGTGGAATGGATGTTACGGAAAAATATTTCTACACGTACGAAGACTTTCCTGAAAAGCAAAAATACATCGATGCTCATGATGCTGGCAACTCTTCACTGGCAATTGCTGATTATCTGGGATTAAAAGGCATGGTTTCCACGATCAGTACAGCCTGTTCCTCAGCTGCCAATGCTATTATGATGGGGGCAAAACTCATCAAAAACGGAGTTTTAGACCGTGTAATAGTAGGTGGGACAGATTCACTTTCAAAATTTACTTTGAATGGGTTCAATACACTGATGATCCTTACAGATTCTTACAACACTCCTTTTGACAATGACCGAAAAGGTCTGAATCTGGGAGAAGCCGCAGCTTTTATCGTTCTTGAATCTGATGAAGTGGTGAAAAAAGAAAATAAAAAAGTCCTCGCTTATCTTTCAGGTTACGGCAATGCAAATGATGCCCATCATCAGACCGCATCGTCAGAAAACGGACAAGGAGCTTTTTTAGCTATGCAACAGGCATTTAAAGTTTCCGGATTTGCCAAAGAAGATATTGATTATATTAACGTTCACGGAACGGCAACTCCTAACAACGATTTATCAGAAGGAATTGCCATGATCAGGATCTTTGGTGAAAATCAGGTTCCTGAATTCAGTTCTACCAAAGCTTTTACAGGCCATACTCTGGCAGCGGCGGCAGGAATTGAAGCTGTATTTTCCATTCTGGCTATGCAGCACGGGCTTATTTTTCCAAATCTGAATTTCAAAACGAAAATGCAGGAGTTTGACTTAACTCCCGTTACCGAACTGAAAGAGAAAAACATTAATCATGTACTTTCCAACTCGTTCGGTTTCGGAGGCAATTGTTCTACCTTAATTTTCTCAAAATCATGA
- a CDS encoding ABC transporter ATP-binding protein — MAENMIEIKNLYKKYKSAEDFSVNDISLNIEKNEIYGILGPNGAGKTTLISMLSGLIKPTSGQFKINGLSPQKDGFKLRQIIGIVPQEYALYPTLTARENLMFFGSLYGLSHKKLRNTIDESLEIMGLSKFADKQVEQFSGGMKRRCNLIAGTLHNPKVLFLDEPTVGVDVQSKKVIIDFLQELNKNGTCIIYTSHHLSEAEEFCTKIAIIDRGKIHAVGTPEELVAQIANAENLEDVFISLTGKELRDVVV, encoded by the coding sequence ATGGCAGAGAATATGATTGAGATTAAAAATCTTTATAAAAAATACAAAAGTGCCGAAGACTTTTCTGTAAATGACATTTCATTGAATATAGAGAAAAACGAGATCTACGGAATTCTGGGACCAAACGGAGCAGGAAAAACTACTCTGATCTCTATGCTTTCCGGATTGATTAAACCTACTTCAGGGCAATTCAAAATCAATGGTTTATCTCCTCAGAAAGATGGTTTTAAATTAAGACAGATCATTGGAATCGTTCCTCAGGAATACGCATTATATCCTACTTTAACAGCCCGGGAGAACCTGATGTTCTTTGGAAGCCTGTACGGTTTAAGCCACAAAAAATTAAGAAATACCATTGATGAATCCCTGGAAATTATGGGTTTATCAAAGTTTGCAGATAAACAGGTAGAGCAGTTTTCCGGCGGGATGAAACGCCGATGCAACCTTATTGCAGGAACTCTTCACAACCCAAAAGTCTTATTTTTGGACGAACCTACTGTTGGCGTTGATGTTCAGTCTAAAAAAGTCATCATCGATTTCTTACAGGAACTGAATAAAAACGGGACGTGCATCATTTACACTTCCCATCACCTTTCCGAAGCGGAAGAATTCTGTACAAAAATTGCCATTATCGACAGGGGAAAAATCCACGCGGTAGGAACACCGGAAGAGCTGGTGGCACAGATTGCCAATGCTGAAAACCTGGAAGACGTTTTCATTTCATTAACAGGAAAAGAATTAAGAGATGTTGTTGTATAA
- a CDS encoding beta-ketoacyl synthase N-terminal-like domain-containing protein, translating to MSAVYINSASCISVQDTLKENFFQNLVAENTVQILKAIEPNYKEFIPPAMSRRMSKTVKMSSVASHYALKEAGIEQPDAIIVGTGMGCSQDSEKFLKNVIDNHEEFLTPTFFIQSTHNTVAGQIALGLQCHAYNFTYVNTSSSLEFSFLDAKLQINDGEAENVLAGAADEQTDRTMELYRLNHTIKKEENLPADYLHSETDGVIWGEGAAFFVLGKDKTENSYAKLNDIQIINRLDIEEVQSFITDFLAKNNLTNKDIDTVILGFSGDATSDVYHKKTMNLFPNSALLYYKHLSGEFNTASGFSTFMACNILKEQQIPEIMMINSEKKSEIKNVLLYNHLAGSDHSLVLLERAL from the coding sequence ATGAGTGCAGTATACATCAACAGTGCATCCTGCATCTCTGTACAGGACACTTTAAAAGAAAATTTTTTCCAGAATCTGGTGGCTGAAAATACCGTTCAGATCTTAAAAGCTATAGAACCGAACTATAAAGAATTCATTCCGCCTGCCATGAGCAGAAGAATGTCTAAAACCGTAAAAATGAGCTCCGTAGCTTCACATTACGCTTTAAAGGAAGCAGGAATCGAACAGCCGGATGCCATTATCGTAGGAACAGGAATGGGATGCTCACAGGATTCTGAAAAATTCCTGAAAAATGTGATCGATAATCATGAAGAGTTTTTAACTCCTACATTCTTTATTCAATCCACCCATAATACCGTTGCAGGGCAGATTGCTTTGGGCCTTCAATGTCATGCATACAATTTTACATACGTCAACACATCTTCCTCACTGGAATTTTCCTTCCTTGACGCCAAGCTGCAGATCAATGACGGGGAAGCTGAAAACGTACTTGCAGGTGCTGCGGATGAGCAGACTGACAGAACTATGGAACTGTACCGTCTTAACCATACCATCAAAAAAGAAGAAAATCTTCCTGCTGATTATTTACATTCTGAAACGGATGGAGTAATCTGGGGTGAAGGGGCTGCTTTTTTTGTTTTAGGAAAGGATAAAACTGAAAATTCTTACGCAAAACTTAACGACATCCAGATTATCAACAGATTGGATATAGAAGAAGTACAATCATTTATAACAGATTTTCTTGCTAAAAATAATCTGACAAATAAAGATATTGATACCGTAATCTTAGGTTTCAGCGGAGATGCAACATCTGATGTTTACCATAAAAAAACAATGAATCTTTTCCCAAACTCCGCTTTACTGTATTACAAACATCTGAGCGGCGAATTCAATACAGCAAGCGGTTTTTCAACTTTTATGGCCTGTAACATCCTGAAAGAACAGCAAATTCCTGAAATCATGATGATTAACTCAGAAAAGAAGTCTGAAATTAAAAATGTTCTTCTTTATAATCATCTGGCGGGAAGTGATCACAGTCTCGTTTTATTGGAGAGGGCTTTGTAA
- a CDS encoding phosphopantetheine-binding protein, whose protein sequence is MENLKTELKHKIIEVLNLEDVSVEEIKDADPLFGGGLGLDSIDALELIVLLDKDYGIKLADPKKGKEIFQSIDTMAAFIEANRTK, encoded by the coding sequence ATGGAAAACTTAAAAACAGAATTGAAGCACAAAATTATTGAAGTCCTTAACCTTGAAGACGTTTCCGTAGAAGAGATCAAAGATGCAGATCCTTTATTCGGAGGCGGTCTTGGCCTTGATTCTATCGACGCTTTGGAACTTATCGTTCTTCTTGATAAAGACTATGGAATAAAATTAGCCGACCCGAAAAAAGGGAAAGAAATTTTCCAGTCTATTGATACAATGGCTGCATTTATTGAAGCAAACAGAACGAAGTAA
- a CDS encoding acyl-CoA thioesterase — protein MQSKENILTCTEEVRVRFNETDPLGIVWHGHYIVYFEDGREAFGRQHGLTYLDIQNAGYVTPIVKSTCEHFLPLKYGETFRIVTTFVNSVSAKLIYTYELFNQDNQLVCSGETIQVFLDSSGNLCLYNPDFFQAWKDKMGL, from the coding sequence ATGCAGTCTAAAGAAAACATATTAACCTGTACCGAAGAAGTAAGGGTAAGATTCAATGAAACAGATCCGCTGGGAATTGTCTGGCATGGACATTATATTGTCTATTTTGAAGACGGAAGAGAAGCTTTCGGGAGACAGCACGGCCTTACTTACCTCGATATTCAGAATGCAGGATATGTGACGCCCATCGTTAAAAGCACCTGTGAACATTTTCTTCCTTTAAAATATGGGGAAACCTTCAGAATTGTGACCACTTTTGTGAATTCAGTATCCGCAAAACTGATTTATACTTATGAGCTTTTCAACCAGGATAATCAGCTTGTCTGCAGCGGAGAAACTATTCAGGTATTCTTAGACAGCAGCGGAAACCTATGTCTGTATAATCCTGATTTTTTTCAGGCATGGAAAGATAAAATGGGACTATGA
- a CDS encoding beta-ketoacyl synthase N-terminal-like domain-containing protein — translation MKKEIYITDYNCVTPLGFDVSSNWNNLVEGKSGVALHKVIENQEAFYASIIDTEKLNEEFKNKFENPDFTRLEKMFLLSLKPLVDKHPVTEETAFILSTTKGNISLLKNQTKLPEGVYLSNLAQKIADYFGFKTKPIVVSNACVSGVMAIAVAKNMILAGKYKDAIVIAGDEVSEFVISGFNSFQAIGTEPCKPYDKNRNGINIGEATAAVYITSVLNENEKFSFKILGDSAVNDANHISGPSRTGDGLYASIKNAVTEANISTEQIDFISAHGTATLYNDEMEAIAFNRMELQNAPLNSMKGYYGHCLGASGLLESIISMESARHGILIPSRNFEEMGVSQHLNIIKENQPAKIKYILKTASGFGGCNAAVVLEKC, via the coding sequence ATGAAGAAGGAAATTTACATTACAGATTACAACTGCGTCACGCCTTTAGGGTTTGATGTTTCCTCCAACTGGAATAATCTGGTAGAAGGAAAATCGGGTGTAGCACTGCATAAAGTGATTGAAAACCAGGAAGCCTTTTATGCTTCAATTATTGATACTGAAAAACTTAACGAAGAGTTCAAAAATAAATTTGAAAATCCGGATTTTACCAGATTGGAGAAAATGTTTCTTCTAAGCCTGAAACCGCTTGTTGACAAGCATCCGGTTACAGAAGAAACCGCATTTATATTATCCACGACAAAAGGAAACATCAGTTTATTAAAAAACCAGACCAAATTACCGGAAGGTGTTTATCTTTCCAATTTAGCTCAGAAAATTGCTGATTATTTTGGATTTAAAACAAAACCCATCGTAGTCTCCAATGCCTGTGTTTCAGGAGTTATGGCCATTGCCGTTGCCAAAAACATGATCCTTGCAGGAAAATATAAAGATGCTATTGTAATTGCGGGTGATGAAGTTTCCGAGTTTGTTATTTCAGGTTTTAATTCTTTCCAGGCTATCGGAACAGAGCCCTGCAAGCCTTATGATAAAAACAGAAACGGGATCAATATCGGTGAAGCTACGGCTGCAGTATATATTACCTCAGTTCTGAATGAAAACGAAAAATTTAGTTTCAAAATACTTGGAGATTCTGCAGTGAATGATGCCAATCATATTTCCGGACCTTCCAGAACAGGAGACGGACTGTACGCCAGTATCAAAAACGCCGTGACAGAAGCCAATATTTCCACAGAACAGATTGATTTTATTTCTGCCCACGGAACCGCCACACTATATAATGATGAAATGGAAGCTATTGCTTTCAACAGAATGGAACTTCAAAATGCCCCGTTAAACAGCATGAAAGGATATTACGGCCATTGCTTAGGTGCTTCCGGACTTCTGGAAAGCATCATATCTATGGAAAGTGCCCGTCATGGGATTCTTATTCCTTCCAGGAATTTTGAGGAAATGGGAGTTTCACAACATTTGAATATTATTAAAGAAAATCAGCCTGCGAAGATTAAATACATTTTAAAAACAGCGTCAGGCTTTGGAGGATGCAACGCGGCGGTTGTTCTGGAAAAATGTTAA